A part of Desulfovibrio legallii genomic DNA contains:
- a CDS encoding quaternary amine ABC transporter ATP-binding protein translates to MAKISIQNLSKVFGPHPEHALELALQGASREDILRRTKSTLALRDISLEISPSELLVVMGLSGSGKSTLLRCLNGLIMPSAGKVLVDDQDITAMNARNLRRMRQRCFGMVFQNFALLPHRTVLHNVAFGLEVMGAPEAERLRKSAATLERVGLAQWANAYPAELSGGMKQRVGLARALALEPEVLLMDEAFSALDPLIRQEMQDELLSLQEDIHKTIVFITHDLNEAFKLGDRIVLLQDGAVVQTGTAEDILKSPANDYVARFVASADASQVLTAASVMKRSEACAVLGLDGPRSALRKMRVHSLASLFVLDRHRRFVGILHAAEAERLVSEGRSDLESITHTDIATVRPDAPVSELLPLMADLPHALAVVDENRRLQGVIVRGLLLGALVEHRDTGGTLDAA, encoded by the coding sequence ATGGCAAAAATTTCCATCCAGAACCTTTCAAAAGTCTTCGGACCCCATCCGGAGCACGCGCTGGAGCTGGCGCTTCAGGGCGCATCGCGCGAGGACATTCTGCGGCGGACCAAGTCCACCCTGGCCCTGCGCGACATCTCCCTTGAGATTTCCCCTTCGGAGCTGCTGGTGGTCATGGGCCTTTCCGGCAGCGGCAAATCAACTCTCCTGCGCTGCCTTAACGGCCTGATCATGCCCAGCGCCGGCAAAGTGCTGGTGGACGACCAGGACATCACCGCCATGAACGCCCGCAACCTGCGGCGCATGCGGCAGCGCTGCTTTGGCATGGTCTTTCAGAATTTTGCCCTTCTGCCCCACCGCACCGTGCTGCACAATGTGGCCTTCGGCCTGGAGGTCATGGGCGCGCCTGAGGCCGAACGCCTGCGCAAAAGCGCCGCCACACTGGAGCGCGTGGGCCTGGCCCAGTGGGCCAACGCCTACCCCGCCGAGCTCTCCGGCGGCATGAAGCAGCGCGTGGGCCTGGCCCGCGCCCTGGCCCTGGAGCCGGAAGTGCTGCTTATGGACGAAGCCTTCAGCGCCCTGGACCCCCTTATCCGCCAGGAAATGCAGGACGAGCTGCTCTCCTTGCAGGAAGACATCCACAAGACCATTGTTTTCATCACCCACGACCTCAACGAGGCCTTCAAGCTGGGCGACCGCATCGTGCTGCTGCAGGACGGGGCCGTGGTGCAGACGGGCACGGCCGAAGACATCCTCAAATCCCCGGCCAACGACTATGTGGCCCGCTTTGTGGCCTCTGCGGACGCCTCGCAGGTGCTCACGGCGGCCAGCGTCATGAAGCGTTCCGAGGCCTGCGCCGTGCTGGGCCTGGACGGGCCGCGCTCCGCCCTGCGCAAGATGCGCGTCCATTCCCTGGCCTCGCTCTTCGTGCTGGACAGGCACCGCCGTTTTGTGGGCATCCTGCACGCCGCCGAGGCCGAACGCCTGGTGAGCGAAGGCCGTTCGGATCTGGAATCCATCACCCACACGGACATTGCCACCGTGCGGCCGGACGCGCCCGTGAGCGAGCTGCTGCCCCTCATGGCCGACCTGCCCCATGCCCTGGCCGTGGTGGATGAAAACCGCCGCCTGCAGGGCGTTATCGTGCGGGGGCTGTTGCTGGGCGCGCTGGTGGAACACCGCGATACGGGAGGAACCCTTGATGCTGCCTAG
- a CDS encoding LexA family transcriptional regulator gives MSHTVSFQCDAMLQRLMQALEAHTDAELARALGITPQSVSGARKRGEVPPAWVQTCAAATGVNAHWLFFGRGPMRLPEAAEGELPSVQADCESDLITVPLAEARLSAGTGSLEVSAHSEGGYAFRGDFLRRKGNPRRMVLMRVSGDSMVPEIFDNDLVLLDRGQTEISPGRLYAVGFEDAIYIKRIDKLPGKIVLHSVNPAYPPVSLDLRGDCAEQFRVIGRVLWSGREYR, from the coding sequence ATGTCGCATACCGTTTCTTTTCAGTGTGACGCCATGTTACAGCGCCTGATGCAGGCGCTTGAGGCCCATACCGACGCCGAGCTGGCCCGCGCCCTGGGCATCACCCCCCAATCCGTCAGCGGCGCGCGCAAACGCGGCGAGGTGCCCCCGGCCTGGGTGCAGACCTGCGCCGCCGCCACGGGCGTCAACGCCCACTGGCTGTTTTTCGGGCGCGGCCCCATGCGCCTGCCTGAGGCCGCGGAAGGGGAGCTGCCCAGCGTGCAGGCTGATTGCGAAAGCGATCTGATCACCGTGCCCCTGGCCGAAGCCCGCCTTTCGGCCGGGACAGGCAGCCTGGAAGTCAGCGCCCACAGCGAGGGCGGCTACGCCTTCCGCGGCGACTTCCTGCGCCGCAAGGGCAACCCCCGGCGCATGGTGCTGATGCGGGTTTCCGGCGACAGCATGGTGCCGGAAATTTTTGACAACGACCTGGTGCTGCTGGACCGGGGGCAGACGGAAATCAGCCCAGGCCGCCTGTACGCCGTGGGTTTTGAAGACGCCATCTACATCAAGCGCATCGACAAACTGCCCGGCAAGATCGTGCTGCACAGCGTGAACCCGGCCTATCCGCCGGTGAGCCTTGACCTGCGCGGCGACTGCGCGGAGCAGTTCCGCGTCATCGGGCGGGTGCTCTGGTCCGGGCGCGAGTACCGTTAG
- a CDS encoding lysozyme inhibitor LprI family protein, whose protein sequence is MRLPRGPMVVRTVSLLAALVLCGVAAAAAAATSPVQAALEQAAAQKGTAAPAAAAEQAAPSPGGAPDAARPEAASSSAALEAETGGEAPRAQESLFSPAYQNCMDEAAGVTTAMQVCMEAEQTRLERQAADLRGRLAQALPQERAAALTKALEAWESLRRNGSIAMYAPEGGSLSPLMASLWHLEQTARMARWLEGLTENLDQ, encoded by the coding sequence ATGCGTTTGCCACGTGGACCCATGGTAGTCAGGACAGTATCCCTGCTGGCGGCGCTTGTGCTTTGCGGCGTTGCCGCGGCCGCTGCGGCGGCAACCTCGCCCGTGCAGGCCGCCCTGGAGCAGGCCGCCGCGCAAAAGGGCACGGCGGCCCCGGCTGCAGCCGCAGAGCAGGCCGCCCCTTCCCCTGGGGGGGCGCCTGATGCGGCAAGGCCCGAAGCCGCATCGTCTTCCGCCGCCCTTGAGGCGGAAACCGGAGGCGAAGCCCCGCGCGCGCAGGAAAGCCTGTTCAGCCCGGCTTACCAAAACTGCATGGACGAAGCCGCGGGCGTAACCACTGCCATGCAGGTCTGCATGGAGGCGGAGCAGACCAGGCTGGAGCGGCAGGCCGCCGATCTGCGCGGGCGGCTGGCGCAGGCCTTGCCGCAGGAACGGGCAGCGGCCCTGACCAAGGCGCTGGAAGCCTGGGAGAGCCTGCGGCGGAACGGCTCCATAGCCATGTACGCGCCGGAGGGCGGCAGCCTTTCGCCCTTGATGGCCTCGCTCTGGCATCTGGAGCAGACCGCTCGCATGGCCCGCTGGCTGGAGGGGCTGACGGAAAATCTTGACCAATAG
- a CDS encoding Lon protease family protein yields MPTITPLPASRLHATFDPARVPWEDSRQIPQPRNGRRNPFQPRAMQALDLALQIKALGYNVYLSGDPDLGRSHMLLAYLRPQARKAPTPPDLVYVHNFADPDRPTLLALPAGLGKKLKQSLNELVEQIEKELPRRFEAGAYVKRRARLVDTFQNARLGLLRKMNSVAVDKGFNLDMDDSGGLTLYPLVEGKRLSEEEFDRLDSTVRLKLKTRGDTLVQAMSGFMRQLSRAEETLQDGERDLEREALNQVLDAQLNPLRQRFLKACPQVPGLTAYFDALREDMLKNPDAFLQREAPAAPGDHGQGADDVRYRYAANLLVDNNNLTGAPVVVEDHPTAVNLLGCVERESEMGALVTDFTLIRAGSLHRANGGFLVLHVEDLLQHPTAWEGLLRALRANEARIEDTGENPDTAIRTKGITPDPVPLELKVLLIGDDELYETLLLNDERFPKLFRIKAHMAEVTERTAANIRAYLTHLSVMIDEDALPPFDRTALAWLIDLGSHLCEDQRRLSLRFPLLREIMIEAAALARLRGAAMVDAPVLEEAYAARTYRANLVEEAFMEDYDREMIKVRTAGSAIGQVNGLSVTWHGDFEFGLPHRISCSVGVGHEGIMDLEREAELGGPIHTKAMMILKSYLTDQFARKKPLVLSASLYFDQSYAGIEGDSASGAELAALLSALAEAPVRLDLAFTGAVNHTGQILAVGGVTSKIEGFYKVCARHGLTGTQGVIIPHDNADHLMLAPDVLAAVEQGRFAIYTVRSIEEALTLLTGLPVGRRLKNSGFTRGSLYDKVDRRLEQLGDYAQNAFRRPRRS; encoded by the coding sequence ATGCCCACCATCACACCCCTCCCCGCGTCCCGTCTGCACGCCACCTTTGATCCCGCCCGCGTGCCTTGGGAAGACAGCCGCCAGATTCCGCAGCCGCGCAACGGGCGGCGCAATCCTTTCCAGCCCCGCGCCATGCAGGCCCTGGATCTGGCCCTGCAGATCAAGGCCCTGGGCTACAACGTTTACCTTTCCGGCGATCCGGATCTGGGCCGCAGCCACATGCTGCTCGCCTATCTGCGGCCGCAGGCCCGCAAGGCCCCCACGCCGCCGGACCTGGTCTATGTGCACAATTTTGCCGATCCGGACCGCCCCACCCTCCTGGCCCTGCCCGCAGGGCTGGGCAAAAAGCTCAAGCAGAGCCTCAACGAGCTGGTGGAGCAGATTGAAAAAGAGCTGCCCCGGCGTTTTGAGGCCGGCGCGTACGTCAAGCGCCGCGCCCGGCTGGTGGACACTTTCCAGAACGCGCGCCTGGGGCTTCTGCGCAAGATGAACTCCGTGGCCGTGGACAAGGGCTTCAACCTGGATATGGACGACAGCGGCGGCCTGACCCTCTACCCCCTGGTGGAGGGCAAACGCCTGAGCGAAGAGGAGTTTGACCGCCTGGACAGCACCGTGCGCCTCAAGCTCAAAACCCGCGGCGACACCCTGGTTCAGGCCATGTCCGGCTTTATGCGGCAGCTGAGCCGGGCGGAGGAAACCCTCCAGGACGGCGAGCGCGACCTGGAACGCGAGGCCTTAAACCAGGTGCTGGACGCCCAGCTCAACCCCTTGCGCCAGCGCTTCCTCAAGGCCTGCCCCCAGGTGCCCGGACTGACGGCCTATTTTGACGCCCTGCGCGAGGACATGCTCAAAAATCCCGACGCCTTCCTGCAGCGTGAGGCCCCCGCCGCCCCCGGCGACCACGGCCAGGGCGCCGACGACGTGCGCTACCGCTACGCGGCCAACCTGCTGGTGGACAACAACAACCTTACGGGCGCGCCCGTGGTGGTGGAGGACCACCCCACGGCCGTGAATCTGCTGGGCTGCGTGGAGCGCGAATCGGAAATGGGGGCCCTGGTCACGGATTTCACCCTCATCCGGGCGGGCAGCCTGCACCGGGCCAACGGCGGCTTTCTGGTGCTGCATGTGGAGGATCTGCTCCAGCACCCCACGGCCTGGGAGGGTCTGTTGCGCGCCCTGCGCGCCAATGAGGCCCGCATTGAGGATACGGGCGAAAACCCGGATACCGCCATCCGCACCAAGGGCATTACGCCGGATCCGGTGCCCCTGGAGCTCAAGGTGCTGCTCATCGGCGACGACGAGCTGTACGAAACCCTGCTCCTCAACGACGAGCGCTTCCCCAAGCTCTTCCGCATCAAGGCCCACATGGCCGAGGTCACGGAGCGCACGGCCGCCAATATCCGCGCCTACCTCACCCACCTCTCCGTCATGATCGACGAGGATGCGCTGCCGCCCTTTGACCGCACCGCCCTGGCCTGGCTCATTGACCTGGGCTCGCACCTCTGCGAGGACCAGCGCCGCCTCTCCCTCCGCTTTCCCCTGCTGCGCGAGATCATGATCGAGGCCGCCGCTCTGGCCCGCCTGCGCGGCGCGGCCATGGTGGACGCGCCCGTGCTGGAGGAAGCCTACGCCGCCAGAACCTACCGGGCCAATCTGGTGGAAGAGGCCTTTATGGAGGATTACGACCGGGAGATGATCAAGGTGCGCACCGCGGGCAGCGCCATCGGCCAGGTCAACGGGCTTTCCGTCACCTGGCACGGCGATTTTGAATTTGGCCTGCCGCACCGCATTTCCTGCTCCGTGGGCGTGGGGCACGAAGGCATTATGGATCTGGAGCGCGAAGCCGAGCTGGGCGGGCCCATCCACACCAAGGCCATGATGATCCTCAAAAGTTACCTCACGGATCAGTTTGCCCGCAAAAAGCCGCTGGTGCTTTCGGCCTCCCTCTACTTTGACCAGAGCTACGCGGGCATTGAGGGCGACAGCGCCTCCGGCGCGGAGCTGGCCGCCCTGCTCTCGGCCCTGGCCGAAGCGCCCGTGCGCCTGGACCTGGCCTTTACCGGCGCGGTGAACCACACCGGCCAGATTCTGGCCGTGGGCGGCGTTACCAGCAAGATTGAAGGGTTTTATAAAGTCTGCGCCCGGCATGGACTTACGGGCACCCAGGGCGTCATCATCCCCCACGACAACGCGGATCACCTCATGCTTGCGCCGGACGTGCTCGCGGCTGTGGAACAGGGGCGCTTTGCCATCTACACCGTGCGCAGCATTGAGGAAGCCCTCACCCTGCTCACGGGCCTGCCCGTGGGCCGCCGCCTCAAGAACAGCGGCTTTACCCGCGGCAGCCTCTATGACAAGGTGGATCGCCGCCTGGAACAACTGGGGGACTACGCCCAGAACGCCTTCCGCCGCCCCCGGCGAAGCTGA
- the hemC gene encoding hydroxymethylbilane synthase, with translation MRASITIATRGSQLALWQARHVATRLRTLQPDLEVQLEIIKTKGDVIQDVPLAKVGGKGLFVKEIEEALLDGRADLAVHSIKDVPMELPQGLILGCIPRREEPADCLLSCRCASLDALPQGACMGTSSLRRQAQLLALRPDLRIESLRGNVDTRLRKLREGRYDAIMLATAGLRRLGLSAPHVQILDPERFLPAVGQGALGIECREDAADLFPLLAQLEDTPTRVCVEAERGFLAGLDGGCQVPIAGHARLLSDDELTLTGLVAQVDGSVLLRESVRGHTSLARQLGLDLAATLLSRGGRAILAQLYQQ, from the coding sequence ATGCGCGCATCCATCACCATTGCCACCCGCGGCAGCCAGCTGGCCCTCTGGCAGGCCAGGCACGTTGCCACGCGGCTCCGTACCCTGCAGCCAGACCTTGAAGTACAGCTTGAAATCATCAAAACCAAGGGCGACGTCATCCAGGACGTGCCTCTGGCCAAGGTGGGTGGCAAAGGGCTGTTCGTCAAGGAAATTGAAGAGGCCCTTCTGGACGGCCGGGCCGATCTGGCCGTGCACAGCATTAAGGACGTGCCCATGGAGCTGCCCCAGGGGCTCATCCTGGGCTGCATTCCCCGTCGGGAAGAACCCGCCGATTGCCTGCTCTCCTGCCGCTGCGCAAGCCTGGACGCCCTGCCGCAGGGGGCCTGCATGGGCACCAGCAGTCTGCGCCGTCAGGCCCAGCTTCTGGCCCTGCGGCCCGACCTGCGCATTGAAAGCCTGCGCGGCAATGTGGACACGCGCCTGCGCAAGCTGCGCGAAGGCCGCTACGACGCCATCATGCTGGCCACGGCGGGCCTGCGCCGCCTGGGCCTGAGCGCGCCCCACGTCCAGATTCTGGATCCGGAGCGCTTTCTGCCCGCCGTGGGCCAGGGGGCGCTCGGCATTGAATGCCGGGAAGACGCCGCAGATCTTTTCCCTTTGCTGGCGCAACTGGAGGATACCCCCACCCGCGTCTGCGTGGAGGCCGAGCGCGGTTTTCTGGCCGGCCTCGACGGCGGCTGCCAGGTGCCCATTGCCGGGCACGCCCGCCTGCTTTCGGACGACGAGCTGACCCTCACGGGTCTGGTGGCGCAGGTGGACGGCAGCGTCCTCTTGCGGGAAAGCGTCCGCGGGCACACCTCCCTGGCGCGTCAACTGGGCCTGGATCTGGCCGCAACCCTTTTGTCCAGAGGCGGCCGCGCCATTCTGGCTCAACTTTATCAGCAATAA
- a CDS encoding FmdB family zinc ribbon protein, with protein MPIYEYSCTKCGRDFEELVFDDAAPVCPHCGSHATHKLMSCCAHHAGGSAGGDYAPPSGGSGGGGCAGCSGGNCASCGH; from the coding sequence ATGCCCATTTATGAATACAGCTGCACCAAATGCGGACGCGATTTTGAAGAACTGGTCTTTGACGACGCCGCGCCCGTCTGCCCCCACTGCGGCTCCCACGCCACGCACAAGCTCATGTCCTGCTGCGCCCACCACGCGGGCGGCAGTGCGGGCGGCGACTATGCCCCGCCTTCGGGCGGCAGCGGGGGCGGCGGCTGCGCCGGCTGCTCCGGCGGCAACTGCGCGAGCTGCGGGCACTAG
- a CDS encoding D-sedoheptulose 7-phosphate isomerase yields MHDTALETIAAHAAAGARLREEFFRLRAEDLRLAALRTAACLAQGGKVLFCGNGGSAADAQHLAAELVNRFLMDRPALPGLALTTDTSALTAIGNDLDFSRVFARQVEALGRKGDVLAGISTSGNSPNVLAALETARRAGLCTIGFTGNGGGAMASLCDILLDVPHTSTPLIQETHIAAGHLLCQLTDYYLFENVAALQPLLATAARTEV; encoded by the coding sequence ATGCACGATACTGCCCTGGAAACCATCGCCGCGCACGCGGCCGCCGGCGCGCGCCTGCGCGAAGAATTTTTCCGCCTGCGGGCCGAGGATCTGCGCCTTGCCGCCCTGCGCACGGCGGCCTGCCTGGCCCAGGGCGGCAAGGTTCTGTTCTGCGGCAACGGCGGCAGCGCGGCGGACGCGCAGCACCTGGCCGCGGAGCTGGTCAACCGCTTTCTTATGGACCGCCCCGCCCTGCCGGGCCTGGCCCTGACCACGGATACCTCCGCCCTTACCGCCATCGGCAACGACCTGGACTTCAGCAGGGTTTTCGCCCGTCAGGTGGAGGCGCTGGGGCGCAAAGGGGACGTGCTGGCGGGCATTTCCACTTCCGGCAACAGCCCCAACGTGCTGGCCGCGCTGGAGACGGCCCGCCGCGCAGGCCTCTGCACCATAGGATTTACGGGCAACGGCGGCGGCGCCATGGCCTCCCTCTGCGATATCCTGCTGGACGTGCCCCACACAAGCACGCCGCTTATTCAGGAGACGCACATCGCCGCCGGCCATTTACTTTGCCAGTTAACGGACTATTATTTGTTTGAGAATGTGGCCGCCCTGCAACCCCTGCTGGCGACGGCCGCCAGAACCGAGGTCTGA
- a CDS encoding NAD(+)/NADH kinase — translation MKKPPSRNILLVCKARHERATALGEEIGTWLRRQGHRATVITAEQDSPAYGQEDLDFVVVLGGDGTMLGVARRLVGRGVPVLGINFGRVGFLTDAQPDQWQDKLVECLYGDEPVRACMALTWSVTRQGGVLASGHGVNDVVLSRGSLARLVSMEIAVNGVRMGALRSDGVIVCTPIGSSGYSVSAGGPLLYPSMEALGFVPICPFLNTIAPMVFDGNTSLTMEILHGSTDCYLTADGQEGMLLERGDVVRVGGLPAAVQFMGEGTCFFERLRSRGFVLQGAPGGLGGGLA, via the coding sequence ATGAAAAAACCACCGAGTCGCAACATCCTTCTGGTCTGCAAGGCCCGTCACGAGCGGGCCACGGCACTGGGTGAGGAAATCGGCACTTGGCTGCGCCGCCAGGGGCACAGGGCCACGGTCATCACGGCCGAGCAGGATTCGCCCGCCTACGGGCAGGAGGATCTGGACTTTGTGGTGGTCCTGGGCGGCGACGGCACCATGCTGGGCGTGGCCCGTCGGCTTGTGGGCCGGGGGGTGCCGGTGCTCGGCATCAACTTCGGCCGGGTGGGTTTTCTGACGGACGCCCAGCCGGACCAATGGCAGGATAAGCTGGTGGAGTGTCTGTACGGGGACGAACCCGTGCGCGCCTGTATGGCCCTGACCTGGTCCGTGACCCGCCAGGGGGGCGTGCTGGCTTCCGGGCACGGCGTCAATGATGTGGTGCTGAGCCGCGGTTCCCTGGCTCGGCTGGTGAGTATGGAAATCGCCGTCAACGGCGTGCGCATGGGCGCATTGCGCAGCGACGGCGTGATCGTCTGTACGCCCATCGGCAGTTCCGGCTACAGCGTCTCCGCCGGCGGCCCTTTGCTGTATCCTTCCATGGAAGCGCTGGGCTTTGTGCCCATCTGTCCTTTTTTGAACACCATTGCGCCCATGGTGTTTGACGGCAACACCTCCCTGACCATGGAAATTCTGCACGGCTCCACCGATTGTTACCTTACGGCGGACGGCCAGGAAGGCATGCTGCTGGAGCGCGGCGACGTGGTGCGGGTGGGCGGGCTGCCCGCGGCCGTGCAGTTTATGGGCGAGGGCACCTGCTTTTTTGAGCGGCTGCGTTCGCGCGGGTTTGTGCTTCAGGGCGCGCCCGGCGGCCTGGGCGGAGGCCTGGCATGA
- the gatB gene encoding Asp-tRNA(Asn)/Glu-tRNA(Gln) amidotransferase subunit GatB, whose protein sequence is MAAYEIVIGLEVHVQLATASKLFCSCPTTFGQPANANVCEVCAGMPGALPVPNREAVHYAALVGLATSCTVHRRSVFARKNYFYPDLPAGYQISQFELPICEHGHLDVEADGRTCRIGITRIHMENDAGKNIHAQGENLSYVDLNRAGTPLVEIVSEPDMRSSAQAVAYLRALYGIVTYLGVCDGNMEEGSFRCDANVSLRPVGQAAFGTRTELKNLNSFRNVQRAIEYEVARQQDVLDEGGSVVQETRLYDAAKNCTASMRSKEEAHDYRYFPDPDILPVEIAEEELERWRASLPELPQARARRFAAMTGLPEAEVEVLVQGRGLADFFEAAAQEADPRKVANFILGPLLRECHARNRNPAETAGWAMKPAALAQLVSMVDKGAISAKIANDIFGELFASGAMPEAYVREKGLGQISDAGALETAVDKVLAENPSEVAAYRGGKTKLISFFVGQIMRATKGKANPALVNELLAKKLQ, encoded by the coding sequence ATGGCCGCCTATGAAATCGTTATCGGCCTGGAGGTGCACGTGCAACTGGCCACGGCCTCCAAGCTGTTCTGTTCCTGCCCCACCACCTTCGGGCAGCCCGCCAACGCCAACGTCTGCGAGGTCTGCGCGGGCATGCCCGGCGCGCTGCCCGTGCCCAACCGCGAGGCCGTGCACTACGCCGCCCTGGTGGGCCTGGCCACCAGCTGCACGGTTCACCGGCGCTCCGTCTTTGCCCGCAAAAACTATTTTTATCCTGATCTGCCCGCAGGCTACCAGATTTCGCAGTTTGAGCTGCCCATCTGCGAGCACGGGCACCTGGACGTGGAGGCCGACGGCCGCACCTGCCGCATCGGCATCACCCGCATCCATATGGAAAACGACGCGGGCAAGAATATCCACGCCCAGGGCGAGAATCTGAGCTATGTGGACCTCAATCGCGCGGGCACGCCGCTGGTGGAAATCGTTTCGGAGCCGGACATGCGCTCCTCCGCCCAGGCCGTGGCCTACCTCAGGGCGCTCTACGGTATTGTTACCTACCTTGGCGTGTGCGACGGCAATATGGAGGAAGGCAGCTTCCGTTGCGACGCCAACGTCTCGTTGCGCCCCGTGGGGCAGGCGGCCTTCGGCACGCGCACCGAGCTGAAAAATCTCAATTCTTTCCGCAATGTGCAGCGGGCCATTGAGTATGAAGTCGCCCGTCAGCAGGACGTGCTGGACGAAGGCGGCAGCGTGGTGCAGGAAACGCGCCTCTATGATGCGGCCAAAAACTGCACGGCCTCCATGCGCAGTAAAGAGGAAGCCCACGACTACCGCTACTTCCCTGATCCGGACATTCTGCCCGTGGAAATTGCGGAAGAGGAGCTGGAGCGCTGGCGCGCTTCCCTGCCGGAGCTGCCCCAGGCCCGCGCCAGGCGCTTTGCGGCCATGACGGGCCTGCCCGAAGCGGAAGTGGAAGTGCTGGTGCAGGGGCGCGGCCTGGCGGACTTTTTTGAGGCTGCCGCGCAAGAGGCCGACCCCCGTAAGGTGGCCAACTTCATCCTTGGCCCCCTGCTGCGGGAATGTCACGCCCGCAACCGCAACCCTGCCGAGACCGCGGGTTGGGCCATGAAGCCCGCAGCCCTGGCCCAGCTGGTCAGTATGGTGGACAAGGGCGCGATCAGCGCCAAAATCGCCAACGACATTTTCGGCGAGCTGTTTGCGAGCGGGGCCATGCCCGAAGCCTATGTGCGGGAAAAAGGCCTGGGCCAGATTTCCGACGCGGGCGCGCTGGAGACCGCCGTGGACAAAGTGCTGGCGGAAAACCCCAGTGAAGTGGCCGCCTACAGGGGCGGCAAGACCAAGCTCATAAGTTTTTTTGTGGGGCAGATCATGCGCGCCACCAAGGGCAAGGCCAACCCGGCCCTGGTCAACGAGCTGCTGGCGAAGAAGCTGCAGTAG
- a CDS encoding PhoH family protein, which produces MAVHLTTPESAGSKSAGAESVAFDDPVVANQLFGPRNAHLELLAAASGARITSRGASLIVDAPEPEVRETLCNVFVQLYDLLHGGVPLSQQDMARAYEMLRRDPGLNLGQIFRDAVFVNTPRKTVTARNVAQRTYLDLLRRYELVFAVGPAGTGKTYLAVAMALSMLQQHRVKRIVLTRPAVEAGERLGFLPGDLAEKVNPYLRPLYDALHDMMPQPKVASMLEVGSIEVAPLAFMRGRTLNDAFIILDEAQNTTQEQMKMFLTRMGFGSRMVVTGDTTQIDLPAQPGGQRPRSGLIHALDILTQVPGLAVHRFTKADVVRHPLVGAIVTAYDHAEKIDSSR; this is translated from the coding sequence ATGGCAGTACACTTGACCACGCCAGAGTCCGCTGGTTCTAAATCCGCCGGGGCGGAATCCGTCGCCTTTGACGACCCCGTGGTGGCCAACCAGCTTTTCGGGCCGCGCAACGCGCACTTGGAGTTGCTGGCGGCAGCCAGCGGCGCGCGCATCACCAGCCGCGGGGCCAGCCTGATTGTGGATGCCCCGGAGCCGGAGGTGCGCGAAACCCTCTGCAATGTCTTCGTGCAGTTGTACGACCTGCTGCACGGGGGCGTGCCCCTGAGCCAGCAGGATATGGCCCGGGCCTATGAGATGCTGCGCCGCGACCCCGGCCTCAACCTGGGGCAGATTTTTCGCGACGCCGTGTTTGTGAACACCCCGCGCAAAACCGTTACCGCGCGCAATGTGGCCCAGCGCACCTATCTGGACCTGCTGCGGCGGTATGAGCTGGTTTTCGCTGTGGGGCCGGCGGGCACGGGCAAGACCTATCTGGCCGTGGCCATGGCGCTTTCCATGCTGCAGCAGCACAGGGTCAAGCGCATTGTGCTCACCCGCCCGGCCGTGGAGGCCGGGGAGCGCCTGGGCTTTCTGCCCGGCGACTTGGCGGAAAAGGTCAATCCCTACCTGCGGCCCCTGTACGACGCCCTGCACGATATGATGCCCCAGCCCAAGGTGGCCTCCATGCTGGAAGTGGGCTCCATTGAAGTGGCTCCGCTGGCCTTTATGCGGGGGCGAACCCTCAACGACGCCTTCATTATTCTGGACGAGGCGCAGAACACCACCCAGGAGCAGATGAAAATGTTTCTGACGCGCATGGGCTTCGGCTCGCGCATGGTGGTGACGGGCGACACCACGCAGATCGATCTGCCCGCGCAGCCCGGCGGCCAGCGTCCGCGTTCCGGCCTTATCCACGCCCTGGATATCCTCACCCAGGTGCCCGGCCTGGCCGTGCACCGCTTCACCAAGGCCGACGTGGTGCGTCACCCCCTGGTGGGAGCCATTGTAACCGCCTATGATCACGCCGAAAAGATCGACTCGTCCCGCTAG